Part of the Thermoproteales archaeon genome is shown below.
TTTCTTCTTCTGCAGAAACTAGGTGTCCGGGACTGGTTACTCTCCGATCGCCGATGGCTATATGTCCATGGACGATTAGCTGTCTAGCATGATAGATTGATGTGGCGAGACCTTTTTTGTAAACTATGTATTGAAGTCTTCGTTGAAGAATATCCTCGACTGTTAGATTTAGCACGTCGTCAAGTGTACATTCCTCACTTGGTAGTATACCCATTTTTGCTAGGCGTTTAATTAGTTCTCGCTCACTTTCTATTCGTTTCTTTTCTGGTAGTGCGAGTAGAGTCCTAGCACGAGCTCTGATTCTTCTAAGATAAGTCCTAGCTATCCATAATTCTCTTTTATTTCTTAGACCATATCTCCCTACGAGTTCTACTTCTTGTAGTAATCGCTCCTTTACCCAGGGATGTCCAGGGGATTCCCATTTTCTTCTACTTTTCTTAGGATCACCCATTTTTCTCCCTCTACTTCTTTCTTCTCTTCACGCCTACGGTGATTCCAGTTCTTCCAGTTGTTCTTGTTCTCTGTCCTCTTACTTTTAACCCGAACATGTGCCTAATGCCACGCCAACACCTGATTTCTTTAAGGAAGTCAATATCGCCTTTTACCGTGAATATTAGATCTGAAGTTATCAAGTGTAAGTGCTTTCCAGTACGCGGATCCTTAGGTCTATTTAAAAACCATGGTGGAAAACCGAGTTTGTGAGGTTCACGCAATATGGCATCGAGCTCTTTCAGCTGGGCTTCACTCAATGATCCTAGCTTCGTATGGGGGTTTATACCTATCTTTCTACAGATCGCATATGCCATGTTTATTCCTATACCTTTGATTAATCTCAAAGAATACACAATGGCTTTATCTCCTGGAAGATCGACACCAACGAGTCTTACTATCTGTTTGAATTCGCTGCTACTCAAGCTAGCACCCTATATCTTCTATATTTCCTAGACCTAGAGAAAGATAGATGAATCTTATATAATTTTCCCTATGATTACAAGAGGAAAAGTAAAAAATAAAAGAGATTAATCTACGGCAAGTTTATGGCTTTGTTTTCTTTAAGTGATTTCCACGAGGCTTCCGCTATTTCCACAGCTTTTTTGCCATCTTCTCCAGTTATTAAAGGTTTTTTATCGTTTATTAGGCAGTCAATGAAGTGCTTATCTTCTTCTACATAAGCGTCGTAAAATCTCTTAAAGAACCATTTTATGCCAGAATATATTAACCCTTGTTTTACTCCTATAGCGAACATAGGGTCTTGTCTATAACCTATGTAAACTGTACCTTCCGTTCCCAGAACTTCTGTTCTTAAATCGTAGCCGAAAGCCGATTTTCTACTTCCATGTATAAACCCAACTGCTCCATTTTCGAATCGGAAGTTGATAGTTACTACGTCTAGGTCGCCTTTTTCTTTTATTTCCTCATATATAAACGCGCCTCCCTCGACATATACTCTTTTGATTTCAGAATCCATTAACCATCTAGCCATGTCAAAATCATGACTTAGCATGTCTAGGAATATTCCTCCGCTGAGTTTAGGATCGGCTGCCCATCCCGGTGGTGGAGCAGGATCGCGTGCTATGCCAATGAAGGCGACGGGGCGTCCTATATCGCCAGCGTTTATTTTCTTTTTTGCCTCTTGATATGCATAGTCGAATCGTCGCATGTATCCAACTTGGAGTATTACATTGCTATTTGAAATCTTCGAGAGAACTTCCTCGGCTTCTTTTACAGTAACTGTTAGCGGTTTTTCACATAATATGTGTTTATGATATTCGGCAGCTAGCATTATCATATCTTTATGTAGGAACGTGGGAGTACAGATTACGACGGCGTCTACCTCGGTATCTCTTAGCATTTCTTCATAACTGAGATATCCTTTAACGTTGAATTTTTCGCTTGCGGACTTGACTAAATTTTCAACTACATCTGATACTGCCACAAGCTTTGCATTTGGAATTTTTGAATTGAAGATTTCTGCGTGTAACTGGCCTATTCTGCCTAATCCAACAACACCTATACCTATTTTCGGCAAAAATTTCACCTGGAACTTTAGTTATCAATTATAGGGAAATTTAACACTTTATATAAAGTTTAATGTCAACTAGAATAAGAACATTAATTATCGTCATCAACTCTAGAAGTTCGCCCAATATTAGCTTTATGAAGAATGTTTATTAGTGGTGGTGTTTTGGATAGTGCGTGGTTTTGGCATTACTATACAACCATCTTTTCCATTTAACAGTAAAGCCTTTCCTTCCAGGAATAAGAGGCCGACGTATGCTGCTGTTACAGCGTCCAACTCATCACCAGACATTTTCTCTTTTAAACCTTTTATACCAAGCCTAATTAAGCCATCTCGGAGTTTTTTCAAGCCCTTTGATTTTCGCGGTATGCTAAGTAAGTCTTGCGCGCCTCCCGGATAGACTTCTATGACTTTAAAACCTAGATTTTCTAGTTTTTGTTTAAGTGCTATCCCACGTCGTGTTAATGTTCTCATCGGACCCAGCGTTATTGGGAAAAATTTTATACCGAGTTCAAGAAGTTTCTTGTCGCATTGTCGGAAATGTATATTTTCCTTTCTATCTAATGTTTTTCGTCCATATGGTAGTGTTAATGGTGCGTCTACAGCCACTAAATCGGGTTTAACTTTTTCTGCTAGGCTTAAAATCTCGGAATCTGTATGTAATATTAAAGTGACCGCATTAAGTTGGGAATCTAAAATACATATACCTGTGTTTCTTTTTTCGCTGCCTGCGAGATCGATGCCTACAACTATATAATTGGGCATTAAAATCACATTTTCTTTGGTTCTGGAATTAGAAGTAGTTTCAATAGTTGACGCATAGTATTATGAAATGCATTTACTAAAAGTAAACGTAGTGACAGCTTGTCAGAGGAGCTTTTGAGAACGGG
Proteins encoded:
- a CDS encoding 30S ribosomal protein S13 codes for the protein MSSSEFKQIVRLVGVDLPGDKAIVYSLRLIKGIGINMAYAICRKIGINPHTKLGSLSEAQLKELDAILREPHKLGFPPWFLNRPKDPRTGKHLHLITSDLIFTVKGDIDFLKEIRCWRGIRHMFGLKVRGQRTRTTGRTGITVGVKRRKK
- a CDS encoding 30S ribosomal protein S4, yielding MGDPKKSRRKWESPGHPWVKERLLQEVELVGRYGLRNKRELWIARTYLRRIRARARTLLALPEKKRIESERELIKRLAKMGILPSEECTLDDVLNLTVEDILQRRLQYIVYKKGLATSIYHARQLIVHGHIAIGDRRVTSPGHLVSAEEEKMVQYYPLSPYAIRLQKGEKA
- a CDS encoding Gfo/Idh/MocA family oxidoreductase encodes the protein MPKIGIGVVGLGRIGQLHAEIFNSKIPNAKLVAVSDVVENLVKSASEKFNVKGYLSYEEMLRDTEVDAVVICTPTFLHKDMIMLAAEYHKHILCEKPLTVTVKEAEEVLSKISNSNVILQVGYMRRFDYAYQEAKKKINAGDIGRPVAFIGIARDPAPPPGWAADPKLSGGIFLDMLSHDFDMARWLMDSEIKRVYVEGGAFIYEEIKEKGDLDVVTINFRFENGAVGFIHGSRKSAFGYDLRTEVLGTEGTVYIGYRQDPMFAIGVKQGLIYSGIKWFFKRFYDAYVEEDKHFIDCLINDKKPLITGEDGKKAVEIAEASWKSLKENKAINLP
- a CDS encoding DUF429 domain-containing protein, producing the protein MPNYIVVGIDLAGSEKRNTGICILDSQLNAVTLILHTDSEILSLAEKVKPDLVAVDAPLTLPYGRKTLDRKENIHFRQCDKKLLELGIKFFPITLGPMRTLTRRGIALKQKLENLGFKVIEVYPGGAQDLLSIPRKSKGLKKLRDGLIRLGIKGLKEKMSGDELDAVTAAYVGLLFLEGKALLLNGKDGCIVMPKPRTIQNTTTNKHSS